A stretch of DNA from Brevibacterium ihuae:
CCCATATCGCAGCGCTCGCCGCCGCGGTGAGCGAGCACAACGCGGACCTCGGCGTGGCCTTCGACGGCGACGCCGACCGCTGCCTCGCCGTCGACGCGCGCGGCCGCGTGGTCGACGGGGACCAGATCATGGGTATCCTCGCACTCGGCCTCCACGAGGACGGGCAGCTGGCCCACGGGACGCTCGTCACCACGGTGATGTCGAACCTCGGCCTGCGCCTGGCGATGGAGAAGGCCGGGATCAGCACCGTGCAGACGAAGGTCGGCGATCGCTACGTGCTCGAGAAGATGCTCGCCGACGGCTTCACCCTCGGCGGGGAGCAGTCCGGGCACCTCCTCATGCTCGACCACGGCACCACCGGCGACGGCGTGCAGACCGCGCTCCACCTCATGGACCGGATGGCGCGCACGCGGCGCTCGCTCGCCGACCTCGCCGCCGAGATCCCCCGGCTGCCGCAGGTCCTCATCAACGTCCCCGAGGTCGACCGCTCGAACACCGACCATCCGGCGGTCGCCGCCGAGGTCGAGGCGGTCGAGGGCGAGCTCGGCAGGACCGGTCGGGTGCTGCTCCGGGCGTCGGGCACCGAACCGCTCATCCGTGTCATGGTCGAGGCCGAGACCGAGGAGATCGCCCAGGCGCAGGCCGAGCGCCTCGCCGACATCGTCCGCACCGAACTCGCCCTCTGAGGCGCGCGTCCCGATGGTGCGGAACCCGATGACTGAGGAGCCTGTGGAGCGGAAATCTGCTGTGCGGGCGCCGATGAAGCTGACGACTGCTGGTCGGGCCCTCGCTGGTCGGGTGCCTGCTGCGCGGAAGTCTGCTGTTCGGGTGTCCGCTGTGCGGACGCACACCGCGCGGACCGGACGATGACCTCGACCCCCGCAGGCAGCGGCGCAGGTGCGCCCCGTGACGGTCGGCCGGTCGCCCGGCCGGCGCGGGTCGGGCGCGTCGCCGGCTCGCTCACCGCGGTGTCGGCGCTGCTCATGGCCGGTCTCACCCTGCTCACCGGGCTCGCGGACGACCCGCCGTTCGTGCTCGGCTGGTTCGCCGACGCCACGCTCCTCGTCCTCGTCATGGGCGGGATCGCGACGATCGGGAACCTCCTCGTCGGCGCCCTCGCCTGGCGCTCGGAGACCGCGGCGGCCGCACGCGAGAACCGGCCGGTGCGCACGTGGCCGCTCATCGCCTTCATCGCGCTGACGATGCCGATCATCGTCTACGGCGTCGCCGTCGTCATCACCCAGCCGGTGTCCCTCGTCCTCTTCATCGGACTCCTGCTCGTGTGCGTGCCCGCGGCCGGCCTCCTCGCCGCCGTCACCCGCCTCCTGCGCTGAACCGGGGCCGTTGGGGGGTAGCCAGGGTCTGGCCATAACCGAAGCGCTCCGGCCCGCAACCTCACTCCGGCCCGCAGCCTCACTCCGGCCCGCTGGCAGCTGGACGCGAATTCGGCCGTCAGGCCCCAGCAGCGTTGAGTACCTCACCCCACCTGCCGGGACGCGCCGGCTCAGCGCTTCACCTGCGGAAGATGTCCCGTGATCGGCCTGTTTCCGGGACATCTGCCGCAGGTGAGCACCGCACGAGACTTCTGTCATCGCGCGAGACTGCTGCCGTAGGGGAACACTGCGTGGTCACACCGTGCGGGATGTGCCGGACGTTCACCTGCAATGCAAGCCCTGCACCGTCCGCTCACCGACGGAAGAAGTCCCGGAGTGCCCTTTCACCTGTGGGAGAAGTCGTGTGGATGCAGCTCACCTGCGGCAGATGTCCCGCAATCGAGGCGATTCCGGGACATCTTCCGCAGGTGAGCACCATGTGGGACATCTGTCGCAGGTGAAGAATGGAGGCAGGCGAAGCCGGGGGAGCAGAGGATCGGACCGATCGTGAGACCTGCACCGGTGAGTTGAGCGCCCGGGCTCCGTGGATGCCGGCCGGGGGGCGCTCCTGGGCGGCGAGGTGGTGCGAGCATCCAGTCTCCGTGCTCCGCGCGCTCGTGTGCTGAGCGCTGAGGCCCCGCGCGGCCCCGGGGGTCACTCCTGGGCGGCGAACTGGGTCTCGTAGAGCTCGGCGTAGCGGCCGTCGGCGGCGAGGAGCTCCTCGTGGGTGCCGCGCTCGGCGACCCGGCCGCCCTCGATGACGAGGATCTCGTCGGCGCTGCGGACGGTCGACAGGCGGTGGGCGATGACGAGGGCGGTGCGGCCGGTCATCGCCTCGGCGAGCGCCTGCTGGATCGCGGCCTCGTTCGTCGAATCGAGCGCCGAGGTCGCCTCGTCGAGGACGACCACCGGGGGAGCGGCGAGCAGCAGCCGGGCGATGGTGAGGCGCTGGCGCTCGCCGCCGGAGAGCCGGTAACCGCGCTCGCCGATCACGGTGTCGAGGCCGTCGGGCAGGTCCGCGATGACGTCGTCGAGCCGGGCGCGGTGGATCGCGTCGCGGAGCTCGGACTCAGTCGCGTCCGGCTTCGCGAGGACGAGGTTGTCGCGGATCGACTCGTGGAACAGGTGCCCGTCCTGTGTCACCATGCCCACGGTCCGCTGGAGCGTCTCGAAGCTCAGCTCGCGCACGTCCGTCCCGCCGATCGTCACCGCGCCGCCGGTGACGTCGTAGAGGCGGGGGAGCAGCGAGGCGATCGTCGACTTGCCCGCGCCCGAGCTGCCGACGAGAGCCACGGTGGATCCCGGTGCGACCTCGAGGTCGATGCCGTGGAGCACCTCGACGCCGGCGCGGCGGTCGAGCGCGGTGACGTCCTCGAGGCTCGCGAGCGACACCTCGGCGGCGGACGGGTACGCGAAGCGCACGTCGCGGTAGGCGACGGCGACCGGGCCGGGGGCGAGCGACTTCGGGTTCTCCGCCTCGGTGAGCAGCGGCTCGAGGTCGAGCACCTCGAACACCCGCTCGAAGCTCACGATCGCGCTCATGATGTCCATCCGGGCGTTGGCGAGCATAGTGAGCGGGGTGTACAGGCGGGTGAGGAGCATCGCGAGCGTGACGACCTGCCCGGCGTTGAGGTTGCCGAGCACCGCCTGCACACCGCCGAGGCCGTAGACGAGGGCGAGCGCGAGGGCGGACACGAGGGTGAGCGCGGTGACGAAGGTCGTCTGGAGCATCGCCGTCCGCACCCCGATGTCGCGCACGCGGCCCGCGCGGTCGGCGAACTCGCGGGATTCCGTGGCCGGCCGGCCGAACAGCTTGACGAGGGTGGCGCCGCCGGCGGAGAACCGCTCGGTCATGCGGGTGGACATCGCGGCATTGTGGTTCGCGGCCTCGTGCTGGAGGAGCGCGAGGCGCCCGCCGAGCATCCGGGCGGGAACGAGGAAGATCGGCAGCAGGAGGACCGACAGCGCGGTGACCTGCCACGAGATCGTCACCATGACGCCGACGGTGAGGACGAGGGAGACGACGTTCGACACGACCCCGGAGAGCGTGTTGGAGAAGGCACGCTGGGCGCCGATGACGTCGGTGTTGAGGCGGGACACGAGCGCACCCGTGCGGGTGCGGTTGAAGAACGCGATCGGCAGCGTCTGCACGTGGTCGAACACCGCGGTGCGGAGGTCGAAGATCAGGCCCTCGCCCACCCGGGAGGACAGATAGCGGTTGACGAGGCCGAGGCCGGCGTCGAGGATCGCGAGGCCCGCCATCGCGAGCGCGATCCAGACGATGACGGACACCGGGCCGCCGCCGGTGATGGCGTTGACGACGTCGCCGGCGAGGATCGGGGTGATGACGCCGATGACGGAGACGAGGACGGACACGGCGATGAAGCCGGTGAGCTTGGCGCGGTGGCGCCGGGCGAAGCCGTAGATGCGGCGCACGGTGGACCGGGAGATCTTGCCGGAGCCCTTGGCCGAGGTCGAGTGGGAGCCGACCGTGCGGCGCATGATCATGTGCGTCGAGGGCATGCTCATAGGAGCCTCCTGGAGGTCACGGGGAGGGGAGTGGTGCCGGGAGTGCGATGCGCGCCGCTCGCGGTGGATCGCGGTGCGGGACGGCTCAGCGGACTGTCCGCGGCTCCGCTCATCTCAACCCCCGCCGGACCGGATTTGTTCCCGCGGGTCCGAGGTCCCGGCCTCAGAGCTTGCGCAGGCGGATGCGGCGGATCTCGTGGTCGGCGGCCTTGTGCATGATGAGATCCGCGCGACCGCGGCTCGGCAGCACGTTCTCCCGGAGGTTGGGCGCGTTGATCGAGCCCCAGATCTCCCCGGCGAGCGTCCGGCCCTCCTCCTCGCTCAGTCGGCTGTAGCGGTGGAAGTACGAGTCGGGGTCCTGGAACGCGCCGTGCTTGAGCTTCATGAACCGCGCGATGTACCAGTCGCGGATGTCGGAGGTCCGGGCGTCGACATAGATCGAGAAGTCGAAGTAGTCGCTCACCGACATGCCCACGCGGCCGTCGGGCCGCGGCCGGGCCGGCTGGAGGACGTTGAGGCCCTCGACGATGAGGACGTCGGGGGAGCGCACGGTGATCTGG
This window harbors:
- the glmM gene encoding phosphoglucosamine mutase, which codes for MSRLFGTDGVRGRANTDITAALALDLAEAGARVLAGPARDGHPRPFAIVGRDTRASGEFLSSAVAAGIAAAGVDVLLVGELPTPGVAHVVKNSGADFGVVLSASHNPMPDNGIKFFARGGTKLDDALEDRIAGILGEDWDRPTGAAVGRITRFPAAVDEYVEYLVDRLSGEREAPLSGLTVVVDCAHGAASVVGPAALRQAGADVIVTAAEPDGYNINDGVGSTHIAALAAAVSEHNADLGVAFDGDADRCLAVDARGRVVDGDQIMGILALGLHEDGQLAHGTLVTTVMSNLGLRLAMEKAGISTVQTKVGDRYVLEKMLADGFTLGGEQSGHLLMLDHGTTGDGVQTALHLMDRMARTRRSLADLAAEIPRLPQVLINVPEVDRSNTDHPAVAAEVEAVEGELGRTGRVLLRASGTEPLIRVMVEAETEEIAQAQAERLADIVRTELAL
- a CDS encoding ABC transporter ATP-binding protein, producing the protein MSMPSTHMIMRRTVGSHSTSAKGSGKISRSTVRRIYGFARRHRAKLTGFIAVSVLVSVIGVITPILAGDVVNAITGGGPVSVIVWIALAMAGLAILDAGLGLVNRYLSSRVGEGLIFDLRTAVFDHVQTLPIAFFNRTRTGALVSRLNTDVIGAQRAFSNTLSGVVSNVVSLVLTVGVMVTISWQVTALSVLLLPIFLVPARMLGGRLALLQHEAANHNAAMSTRMTERFSAGGATLVKLFGRPATESREFADRAGRVRDIGVRTAMLQTTFVTALTLVSALALALVYGLGGVQAVLGNLNAGQVVTLAMLLTRLYTPLTMLANARMDIMSAIVSFERVFEVLDLEPLLTEAENPKSLAPGPVAVAYRDVRFAYPSAAEVSLASLEDVTALDRRAGVEVLHGIDLEVAPGSTVALVGSSGAGKSTIASLLPRLYDVTGGAVTIGGTDVRELSFETLQRTVGMVTQDGHLFHESIRDNLVLAKPDATESELRDAIHRARLDDVIADLPDGLDTVIGERGYRLSGGERQRLTIARLLLAAPPVVVLDEATSALDSTNEAAIQQALAEAMTGRTALVIAHRLSTVRSADEILVIEGGRVAERGTHEELLAADGRYAELYETQFAAQE